One Azospirillum sp. TSA2s genomic region harbors:
- a CDS encoding nitronate monooxygenase family protein produces the protein MTDATSYAAAASARLDRLWRRGREFLGTRTAVMGGAMSWVSERHLVSAISNAGGFGVLACGSMAPDQLAVEIAGTRALTDKPFGVNLINMHPALDQLIDVCREQRVGHVVVAGGLPSSATLRRIKDGGAKAMAFAPTLTAGRRLAKHGADALVIEGTEAGGHIGPVSTTVLAQEVLPELREVPVFVAGGVGRGETILSYLELGAAGVQVGTRFVCATECVAHPNFKQAFIRASARDAQPSVQIDPRFPVIPVRALTNEASKRFMEFQRDVIARVDSGVMSRDEGMLEIEHFWAGALRRAVIEGDVENGSLMAGQSVGLVTREQPVADILAELIAQAESALARRTMDEASLSLMAEPPVGAL, from the coding sequence ATGACCGACGCCACATCGTACGCGGCGGCAGCATCGGCCCGGCTCGACCGGCTCTGGAGACGGGGCCGGGAGTTCCTCGGCACCCGCACCGCCGTGATGGGTGGAGCCATGAGCTGGGTGTCCGAACGGCATCTGGTCTCCGCCATCTCCAACGCCGGCGGCTTCGGCGTGCTGGCCTGCGGCTCCATGGCCCCGGACCAGCTGGCGGTGGAGATCGCCGGCACCCGCGCGCTGACCGACAAGCCGTTCGGCGTCAACCTCATCAACATGCACCCGGCGCTGGACCAGCTGATCGACGTCTGCCGCGAGCAGCGCGTCGGCCATGTGGTCGTCGCCGGCGGCCTGCCGTCCAGCGCCACCCTGCGCCGGATCAAGGATGGCGGGGCCAAGGCGATGGCCTTCGCGCCGACGCTGACCGCCGGCCGGCGGCTGGCGAAGCACGGCGCCGACGCTTTGGTGATCGAGGGAACCGAGGCCGGCGGCCATATCGGCCCGGTCTCCACCACCGTGCTGGCCCAGGAAGTCCTGCCCGAGCTGCGCGAGGTGCCGGTGTTCGTCGCCGGCGGCGTCGGCCGGGGCGAGACGATCCTCTCCTATCTGGAACTGGGGGCGGCCGGCGTGCAGGTCGGCACCCGCTTCGTCTGCGCCACCGAATGCGTGGCCCATCCCAATTTCAAGCAGGCCTTCATCCGGGCGTCGGCCCGCGACGCCCAGCCGTCGGTGCAGATCGACCCGCGCTTTCCCGTCATCCCGGTGCGCGCGCTGACGAACGAGGCGTCCAAGCGCTTCATGGAATTCCAGCGCGACGTCATCGCCAGGGTCGATTCCGGCGTCATGAGCCGCGACGAAGGCATGCTGGAGATCGAGCATTTCTGGGCCGGGGCGCTGCGCCGCGCGGTGATCGAGGGCGACGTGGAGAACGGCTCCCTGATGGCCGGGCAGAGCGTCGGTCTGGTCACCCGCGAACAGCCGGTGGCCGACATCCTGGCCGAATTGATCGCCCAGGCGGAATCGGCACTGGCCCGGCGGACGATGGATGAGGCATCGTTAAGCCTGATGGCGGAGCCGCCCGTGGGAGCGCTGTAG
- the ptsP gene encoding phosphoenolpyruvate--protein phosphotransferase — translation MEGGMDVRFDGTSSRRLLARLRDIMAGSGSGQDRLDKIVTLIAAEMKADVCSCYVMRAGEVLELFSTEGLNKTAVHNTRLRVGEGIVGYIAGHARPVALDNAPSHPSFAYRPETGEDPFQSLAGVPILRGSKVRGVLVIQHKDRRRYVEEEVETLQTIAMVVAELVAQSELVNPVEVTTTGDPVLLPARLSGTAMSAGLAIGLAVIHRPQLTVRQMVAEDADAELERFNTALQTMHSAIDDLLEAASLAGLSEPRDILETYRMFAEDRGWLSRIREAIRVGLTAEAAVQQVQNDTRARMSHLTDPYIRERLMDFEDLTNRLLQHLAGKTTGTDSATLPDDMILVARSMGPAELLDYDRTRLRGLLLEEGSPASHVCIVARALNIPVVQAGDALNRIEPLDQLIVDGDHGQVFIRPAEDIQMAFGEAVALQHRKEQMYAEIRKFPSVTRDGVPISMHLNCGLLIDLPHLTASGAEGVGLYRTEIPFMVRASYPDVKAQTDLYSRIMDEVGEKPIVFRTLDVGGDKMLPYMTGGEEENPALGWRAVRIGLDHPSLLRQQLRALLQAAAGRPLSVMFPMIAEVAEFDGARRLLALELKRLAAQGIEPPSSLRVGTMLEVPSLLWQLPALLPKLDFLSVGSNDLTQYLFAADRGNPRTSTRYDPLSPSMLCVLRRLVDECARHKVSLSICGEMAGRPLDAMALIGVGFRTLSMSPPSVGPVKTMLRSLEVAALRDYMSGLYTGADHSLRDKLKTFAKDHGVII, via the coding sequence ATGGAGGGGGGAATGGACGTCCGTTTCGACGGCACCTCGTCGCGCCGGCTGCTCGCCCGGCTGCGCGACATCATGGCCGGGTCGGGGTCGGGGCAGGACCGGCTGGACAAGATCGTCACGCTGATCGCGGCGGAGATGAAGGCCGACGTCTGCTCCTGCTACGTCATGCGCGCCGGCGAGGTGCTGGAGCTGTTCTCCACCGAGGGCCTGAACAAGACCGCCGTCCACAACACCCGCCTGCGCGTGGGCGAGGGCATCGTCGGCTACATCGCCGGCCACGCCCGCCCGGTGGCGCTGGACAATGCGCCCTCCCACCCCAGCTTCGCCTACCGCCCGGAGACGGGCGAGGACCCGTTCCAGTCGCTGGCCGGCGTGCCGATCCTGCGCGGCAGCAAGGTGCGCGGCGTGCTGGTGATCCAGCACAAGGACCGCCGCCGCTATGTCGAGGAGGAGGTGGAAACCCTCCAGACCATCGCCATGGTCGTCGCCGAACTGGTGGCCCAGAGCGAACTGGTCAACCCGGTGGAGGTCACCACCACCGGCGACCCCGTGCTGCTGCCGGCCCGCCTGTCGGGCACGGCGATGAGCGCCGGGCTGGCCATAGGCCTTGCCGTCATCCACCGGCCGCAGCTGACCGTCCGCCAGATGGTGGCGGAGGATGCCGATGCCGAGCTGGAGCGGTTCAACACCGCGCTGCAGACCATGCACAGCGCCATCGACGACCTGCTGGAAGCGGCGTCGCTGGCGGGCCTCAGCGAACCGCGCGACATCCTGGAAACCTACCGGATGTTCGCCGAGGACCGCGGCTGGCTGTCGCGCATCCGCGAGGCGATCCGCGTCGGCCTGACGGCGGAGGCGGCGGTGCAGCAGGTGCAGAACGACACCCGCGCCCGCATGAGCCACCTGACCGATCCCTACATCCGGGAACGGTTGATGGATTTCGAGGACCTGACCAACAGGTTGCTGCAACATCTGGCCGGCAAGACCACCGGCACCGACAGCGCGACACTGCCGGACGACATGATCCTGGTCGCCCGTTCCATGGGGCCGGCGGAACTGCTGGATTACGACCGCACCCGCCTGCGCGGCCTGCTGCTGGAGGAAGGATCCCCGGCCAGCCATGTCTGCATCGTCGCCCGCGCGCTGAACATCCCGGTGGTGCAGGCGGGCGACGCGCTGAACCGGATCGAGCCGCTGGACCAGCTGATCGTCGACGGCGACCATGGGCAGGTCTTCATCCGCCCGGCCGAAGACATCCAGATGGCCTTCGGCGAAGCGGTGGCGTTGCAGCACCGCAAGGAGCAGATGTATGCGGAGATCCGCAAATTCCCGTCGGTGACGCGCGACGGGGTGCCGATCTCCATGCATCTGAACTGCGGCCTGCTGATCGACCTGCCGCACCTGACCGCCAGCGGGGCGGAGGGCGTCGGTCTCTACCGCACCGAAATCCCCTTCATGGTCCGCGCCTCCTACCCCGACGTGAAGGCGCAGACCGACCTCTATTCCCGCATCATGGACGAGGTCGGCGAGAAGCCGATCGTCTTCCGCACGCTGGATGTGGGCGGCGACAAGATGCTGCCCTACATGACCGGCGGCGAGGAGGAGAACCCGGCGCTGGGCTGGCGCGCGGTGCGCATCGGGCTCGACCACCCGTCGCTGCTGCGCCAGCAGTTGCGCGCCCTGCTGCAGGCCGCCGCCGGCCGGCCGCTGTCGGTGATGTTCCCGATGATCGCCGAGGTCGCGGAGTTCGACGGCGCCCGCCGCCTGCTGGCGCTGGAGCTGAAGCGGCTGGCCGCCCAGGGTATCGAGCCGCCCAGCAGCCTGCGCGTCGGCACGATGCTGGAGGTGCCGTCGCTGTTGTGGCAACTTCCGGCATTGCTGCCCAAGCTGGATTTCCTGTCGGTCGGCTCCAACGACCTGACCCAGTATCTGTTCGCCGCCGACCGCGGCAACCCGCGCACCTCGACCCGCTACGACCCGCTTTCGCCGTCGATGCTGTGCGTGCTGCGCCGGCTGGTCGACGAATGCGCCCGGCACAAGGTGTCGCTCAGCATCTGTGGCGAGATGGCCGGCCGGCCGCTCGATGCCATGGCGCTGATCGGCGTCGGCTTCCGCACTTTGTCGATGTCGCCGCCATCGGTCGGTCCGGTGAAGACGATGCTGCGCTCGCTCGAGGTGGCGGCGTTGCGGGATTACATGAGCGGGCTCTACACCGGGGCCGACCACAGCCTGCGCGACAAGCTGAAGACCTTCGCCAAGGACCATGGCGTGATCATCTGA